The following are encoded together in the Streptomyces sp. NBC_00341 genome:
- a CDS encoding PLD nuclease N-terminal domain-containing protein: MLRALIYLLPLALTIFAFIDCLNTPEDEAKHLPKIAWVFIILLFWIVGPIVWLAAGKVREVPADGRTPSEWHRNGRSRWVAPDDNPDFLKSLKDENEKDESVLKDWEADLRRREDELKRRESGAGPEESAPPAP, translated from the coding sequence ATGCTCCGGGCCCTGATCTATCTCCTGCCGCTGGCGCTGACGATCTTCGCGTTCATCGACTGCCTGAACACCCCGGAGGACGAGGCCAAGCACCTGCCGAAGATCGCCTGGGTCTTCATCATCCTGTTGTTCTGGATCGTCGGCCCGATCGTGTGGCTGGCCGCGGGCAAGGTGCGCGAGGTGCCGGCCGACGGCCGTACGCCCTCCGAGTGGCACCGCAACGGGCGTTCCCGGTGGGTGGCGCCGGACGACAATCCCGACTTCCTGAAGTCCCTGAAGGACGAGAACGAGAAGGACGAGTCGGTCCTCAAGGACTGGGAGGCGGACCTGCGCCGCCGCGAGGACGAGCTCAAGCGGCGGGAGAGCGGGGCGGGCCCGGAGGAGTCGGCGCCGCCCGCTCCGTAA
- a CDS encoding Lrp/AsnC family transcriptional regulator — protein sequence MDAVDRQLIQALRENGRASYAELGRLVGLSGPSVTDRINRLESAGVITGYRATVDAASLGLGVTALIGISLSDAADHEDVAHRLKDLAEIEDAWFIAGDDSYMLKVRVGDVDGLEKTIRRLSGTRGVSRTRTTIVLSTKWENRVGELPEEG from the coding sequence ATGGACGCGGTGGACAGGCAGCTCATCCAGGCCCTCAGGGAGAACGGCAGGGCCTCGTACGCCGAGCTGGGCCGACTCGTCGGGCTCTCCGGCCCCAGCGTCACCGACCGCATCAACCGGCTGGAGTCCGCCGGAGTGATCACCGGCTACCGTGCCACCGTCGACGCGGCCTCGCTCGGGCTCGGCGTCACGGCCCTGATCGGCATCTCGCTCTCCGACGCCGCGGACCACGAGGACGTCGCGCACCGGCTGAAGGACCTCGCCGAGATCGAGGACGCCTGGTTCATCGCGGGGGACGACTCCTACATGCTCAAGGTGCGCGTCGGTGACGTGGACGGCCTGGAGAAGACCATCCGCCGGCTCAGCGGCACCCGGGGCGTCTCGCGCACCCGCACCACGATCGTGCTGTCCACCAAGTGGGAGAACCGGGTCGGCGAGCTGCCCGAAGAGGGCTGA
- a CDS encoding DUF4229 domain-containing protein: MRLSIFVGCFALSAVAVNYGLLPSGAGGSNIIWVILLALVLSAPLSYVLLRKQRDEMSEQIVSKVDRTKARLEANRAREDGVTQ, encoded by the coding sequence ATGCGTCTCAGTATCTTCGTCGGCTGCTTCGCGCTCTCCGCCGTGGCCGTCAACTACGGGCTGCTGCCCTCCGGAGCGGGGGGCTCGAACATCATCTGGGTCATCCTGCTCGCCCTCGTGCTCTCCGCGCCGCTCAGCTACGTGCTGCTGCGCAAGCAGCGCGACGAGATGTCCGAGCAGATCGTCTCCAAGGTCGACCGGACCAAGGCCCGCCTTGAGGCGAACCGGGCCCGCGAGGACGGCGTCACCCAGTAG
- a CDS encoding rhomboid family intramembrane serine protease, with protein sequence MNGVRTTTGARALVAGAVMLGWVGLLWVLEAIDLATGHSLDGHGISPREPGELLDIVPAAFLHSGWAHVASNSVPLLVLGFIAALSGLRRFAGVVLTVILVGGLGVWLTAPAHTVTLGASGVVFGLFGYLLVRGFVDRRPLDVVIGVIVAAVYGSLLQGVLPTDPGVSWQGHLFGLIGGALAAVVLRRGARPLRPSGPAPADPAGHTRTGRFR encoded by the coding sequence ATGAACGGCGTGCGCACGACGACCGGAGCCCGTGCCCTCGTGGCGGGCGCGGTCATGCTGGGCTGGGTCGGGCTGCTCTGGGTGCTGGAGGCCATCGACCTCGCGACCGGCCACAGCCTGGACGGTCACGGGATCAGCCCGCGCGAGCCGGGCGAACTGCTCGACATCGTGCCCGCCGCCTTCCTGCACAGCGGCTGGGCGCACGTCGCCTCGAACAGCGTCCCGCTGCTGGTCCTCGGCTTCATCGCCGCGCTGAGCGGTCTGCGCCGCTTCGCCGGCGTGGTGCTCACCGTGATCCTGGTCGGCGGCCTCGGCGTCTGGCTCACCGCCCCGGCGCACACGGTCACGCTCGGCGCGTCGGGCGTGGTCTTCGGCCTCTTCGGCTACCTGCTGGTCCGCGGCTTCGTGGACCGCCGCCCGCTGGACGTGGTCATCGGCGTGATCGTCGCCGCGGTGTACGGCTCGCTGCTCCAGGGCGTCCTGCCGACCGATCCGGGCGTCAGCTGGCAGGGCCACCTCTTCGGCCTGATCGGCGGCGCGCTCGCCGCAGTCGTCCTGCGCCGGGGCGCCCGGCCGCTCAGACCGTCAGGCCCCGCACCAGCAGATCCAGCAGGGCACACGCGAACAGGGCGATTCCGATGA
- a CDS encoding MarR family winged helix-turn-helix transcriptional regulator, producing the protein MTTEPTPRADTAPDDRAAPAPEDLLEPLALVVRGHHDDLTAVAARHGLSTSQARALIALNEPMPMSALAAHLVCDASNATGLIGRMETRGLVVRAPAPGDRRSKVASRTPEGTRLAHAIRAEMRAVHGALEALTPQERTALLPLLNRLGQLLYA; encoded by the coding sequence ATGACCACCGAACCGACGCCCCGCGCCGACACTGCTCCGGACGATCGAGCCGCCCCGGCCCCGGAAGACCTCCTGGAGCCGCTGGCCCTCGTCGTGCGCGGCCACCACGACGACCTCACCGCCGTCGCCGCCCGCCACGGACTGTCCACCTCGCAGGCCCGCGCGCTGATCGCGCTCAACGAGCCCATGCCGATGAGCGCCCTGGCGGCTCATCTCGTCTGTGACGCGTCCAACGCCACCGGCCTCATCGGCCGCATGGAGACCCGGGGCCTGGTCGTCCGCGCCCCCGCCCCCGGCGACCGGCGCTCCAAGGTCGCGAGCCGCACCCCGGAGGGCACCCGGCTCGCCCACGCCATCCGCGCCGAGATGCGCGCCGTGCACGGCGCGCTCGAAGCGCTCACACCGCAGGAGCGCACAGCGCTGCTGCCCCTGCTCAACCGGCTGGGGCAGCTGCTGTACGCCTGA
- a CDS encoding UbiX family flavin prenyltransferase, which translates to MSQQQRQPWIVGVSGASGTPFAAAVLRGLLAAGESVDLVVSRASRLTLLDETGIAFRDAHWQEDLRGWLARGADGKPHTFDVDVSGVRHWPAGDLAAGPSSGSYPAKGMLIVPASTACVAGVALGLSKDLLQRAASVTLKERRKLVVAVRETPLSGQTLKALVALDEAGAVVLPASPAFYAGATHIQDLVDFVAGRVLDAAGVPHQLYRRWEGELGGGSRG; encoded by the coding sequence GTGAGTCAGCAGCAGCGACAGCCTTGGATTGTCGGGGTTTCGGGCGCTTCGGGCACACCATTCGCCGCCGCGGTGCTGCGTGGTCTGCTGGCCGCGGGGGAGAGCGTCGATCTGGTGGTGAGCCGGGCGTCGCGCCTCACCCTGCTGGACGAGACCGGGATCGCGTTCCGCGACGCGCACTGGCAGGAGGACCTGCGCGGCTGGCTGGCGCGGGGTGCGGACGGCAAGCCGCACACCTTCGACGTGGACGTGTCCGGCGTACGGCACTGGCCGGCCGGTGATCTGGCGGCCGGGCCGTCCTCGGGGTCCTACCCGGCGAAGGGGATGCTGATCGTCCCGGCCTCGACGGCGTGCGTGGCCGGGGTGGCGCTCGGGCTCTCGAAGGACCTGCTGCAACGGGCCGCGAGCGTGACGCTCAAGGAGCGGCGGAAGCTGGTCGTCGCGGTGCGCGAGACCCCGCTCAGCGGGCAGACGCTCAAGGCCCTGGTGGCCCTGGACGAGGCGGGCGCGGTCGTGCTGCCCGCCTCTCCGGCGTTCTACGCGGGTGCGACACACATCCAGGATCTGGTGGATTTCGTCGCGGGGCGGGTGCTGGACGCGGCAGGGGTGCCGCACCAGCTGTACCGCCGCTGGGAGGGAGAGCTCGGTGGAGGCTCCCGTGGCTGA
- a CDS encoding N-acetyltransferase family protein, which translates to MTLTFELDPPFDRPLRDGITALWADVSNAGGAVGFVPPVTAEDVRPELVKHLTAITEERTRLLVGYDEEGTVAATAFLARNTHRLMSHWVWLYTVMVHPRHQGRGFGRDLMAAAADAARSIEGIEAIRLTCRGGTGADRFYAACGYKEVGRVPGAIRVGDGDDRDDVIMLLPLG; encoded by the coding sequence ATGACACTTACCTTTGAGCTGGACCCTCCCTTTGACAGGCCCCTGCGGGACGGCATCACCGCGCTCTGGGCCGATGTGTCCAACGCGGGCGGCGCGGTGGGCTTTGTACCGCCCGTCACGGCGGAGGACGTCCGGCCCGAACTGGTCAAGCACCTCACCGCCATCACGGAGGAGCGCACCCGCCTCCTCGTCGGCTACGACGAGGAGGGCACCGTCGCCGCCACCGCCTTCCTGGCCCGGAACACGCACCGGCTGATGTCGCACTGGGTCTGGCTCTACACGGTGATGGTCCACCCCCGCCACCAGGGCCGGGGCTTCGGACGCGACCTGATGGCCGCGGCCGCCGACGCCGCGCGCTCCATCGAGGGCATCGAGGCCATCCGGCTCACCTGCCGGGGCGGCACGGGCGCCGACCGCTTCTACGCCGCCTGCGGCTACAAGGAGGTCGGGCGGGTGCCGGGGGCGATCCGGGTGGGCGACGGGGACGACCGCGACGACGTCATCATGCTGCTGCCGCTCGGCTGA
- the mqnE gene encoding aminofutalosine synthase MqnE: MDAGLKRELEQKVRAGERLTREDGIALYESDDLAWLGGLAHEVRTRKNGDVVHFNVNRHLNMTNVCTASCAYCSFQRKPGEKDAYTMRIEEAVRLAKAMQGENLTELHIVNGLHPTLPWRYYPRSLSALKEALPEVSLKAFTATEIHHFETISGLSASEILDELIDAGLESLTGGGAEIFDWEVRQHIVDHATHWEDWSRIHRLAHEKGLKTPATMLYGHIEEPRHRVDHVLRLRELQDETGGFQVFIPLRYQHDFVDMKDGKVRNKLQARTTMATGAEALKTFAVSRLLFDNVPHVKVFWVMHGVQTAQLALQHGADDMDGSVVEYKITHDADNYGTPNKLGREDLLDLIRDAGFRPVERNTRYEILREYPGPDADRRESPQPMRV, translated from the coding sequence GTGGACGCGGGACTCAAGCGCGAGCTGGAGCAGAAGGTCCGGGCCGGCGAGCGGCTGACCCGCGAGGACGGGATCGCGCTCTACGAGTCCGACGACCTCGCCTGGCTCGGCGGTCTGGCCCATGAGGTGCGCACGCGCAAGAACGGCGATGTCGTCCACTTCAACGTCAACCGCCACCTCAACATGACGAACGTGTGCACCGCGTCGTGCGCGTACTGCTCGTTCCAGCGCAAGCCGGGCGAGAAGGACGCGTACACGATGCGCATCGAGGAGGCCGTCCGTCTCGCGAAGGCGATGCAGGGCGAGAACCTCACCGAGCTGCACATCGTCAACGGGCTGCACCCCACCCTGCCGTGGCGCTACTACCCGCGTTCGCTGAGCGCGCTGAAGGAAGCGCTGCCTGAGGTCTCCCTCAAGGCCTTCACCGCCACCGAGATCCACCACTTCGAGACCATCTCCGGGCTCTCCGCCTCCGAGATCCTCGACGAGCTGATCGATGCCGGTCTGGAATCGCTGACCGGCGGCGGCGCGGAGATCTTCGACTGGGAGGTCCGGCAGCACATCGTGGACCACGCCACCCACTGGGAGGACTGGTCGCGGATCCACCGGCTCGCGCACGAGAAGGGGCTCAAGACCCCGGCGACGATGCTGTACGGGCACATCGAGGAGCCCCGCCACCGCGTCGACCACGTGCTGCGGCTGCGTGAGCTCCAGGACGAGACCGGCGGCTTCCAGGTCTTCATCCCGCTGCGCTACCAGCACGACTTCGTGGACATGAAGGACGGCAAGGTCCGCAACAAGCTCCAGGCACGGACGACGATGGCGACCGGCGCCGAGGCGCTCAAGACCTTCGCGGTCTCCCGGCTGCTCTTCGACAACGTCCCGCACGTCAAGGTCTTCTGGGTGATGCACGGCGTGCAGACCGCCCAGCTCGCGCTCCAGCACGGCGCGGACGACATGGACGGCTCGGTCGTCGAGTACAAGATCACGCACGACGCGGACAACTACGGCACGCCCAACAAGCTCGGCCGTGAGGACCTGCTGGACCTGATCCGCGACGCCGGCTTCCGGCCCGTCGAGCGCAACACCCGGTACGAGATCCTCCGCGAGTACCCGGGCCCGGACGCGGACCGGCGCGAGTCGCCGCAGCCGATGCGGGTCTGA
- a CDS encoding dicarboxylate/amino acid:cation symporter, producing the protein MSANPASATTDEPSGSGFRIPKVPFWAQIVAGLVLGVLLGWLARSQDIGWLYTTLDKVGHIFVQLLKLAVAPLVFFAILVSITNLRKVNNAARLAGRTVLWFMITSLIAVAIGLAIGLITNPGSGTGLTPKDGKAPEQAGSWLDFLTGIIPENVITPFTDLNVLQIVFMAAVAGIAALQLGEKAQPILTLSEAVLELLQKALWWVIRLAPIGTIGLIGYAIADYGWDLIGKYATFTADVYIGCALVMFGVYPLLLATVAKVSPLQFFKGAWPAIQLGFVSRSSVGTMPVTQQVTERLGVPKEYASFSVPFGATTKMDGCAAIYPALAAIFIAQIFDVQLGVGDYILIAFVSVIGSAATAGLTGATVMLTLTLSTLGLPLEGVGLLMAIDPILDMMRTATNVAGQALIPVLVSAREKILDHDLYNSASASPVDEAEVQDSEPAKVPVAA; encoded by the coding sequence GTGTCCGCGAACCCCGCGTCCGCCACCACCGATGAGCCCTCCGGCTCCGGTTTCCGCATACCCAAGGTCCCGTTCTGGGCCCAGATCGTCGCCGGTCTCGTCCTCGGCGTACTGCTCGGCTGGCTCGCCCGCAGCCAGGACATCGGCTGGCTCTACACCACGCTCGACAAGGTCGGCCACATCTTCGTCCAGCTGCTGAAGCTGGCCGTCGCGCCCCTCGTCTTCTTCGCGATCCTGGTGTCGATCACCAACCTGCGCAAGGTCAACAACGCCGCCAGGCTGGCGGGCCGCACCGTCCTCTGGTTCATGATCACCTCGCTGATCGCGGTCGCCATCGGCCTCGCGATCGGCCTGATCACCAACCCGGGCTCCGGCACCGGCCTCACGCCGAAGGACGGCAAGGCCCCCGAGCAAGCCGGCTCCTGGCTCGACTTCCTGACCGGCATCATCCCGGAGAACGTGATCACGCCGTTCACCGACCTGAACGTCCTTCAGATCGTCTTCATGGCCGCCGTCGCCGGCATCGCCGCCCTGCAGCTCGGCGAGAAGGCCCAGCCGATCCTCACCCTCAGCGAAGCCGTCCTGGAACTCCTCCAGAAGGCCCTGTGGTGGGTCATCCGGCTCGCCCCGATCGGCACCATCGGCCTCATCGGCTACGCGATCGCGGACTACGGCTGGGACCTGATCGGCAAGTACGCGACGTTCACCGCCGACGTCTACATCGGCTGCGCCCTGGTGATGTTCGGCGTCTACCCGCTGCTCCTGGCCACCGTCGCCAAGGTCAGCCCGCTCCAGTTCTTCAAGGGCGCCTGGCCCGCGATCCAGCTCGGCTTCGTCTCGCGCTCCTCGGTCGGCACCATGCCGGTCACCCAGCAGGTCACCGAGCGCCTCGGCGTCCCGAAGGAGTACGCCTCCTTCTCGGTCCCGTTCGGCGCGACGACCAAGATGGACGGCTGCGCCGCGATCTACCCGGCGCTGGCCGCGATATTCATCGCGCAGATCTTCGACGTCCAGCTGGGCGTCGGTGACTACATCCTCATCGCGTTCGTCTCGGTGATCGGTTCCGCCGCCACCGCCGGTCTCACCGGCGCCACGGTCATGCTGACCCTGACGCTGTCGACGCTGGGCCTCCCGCTGGAGGGCGTCGGCCTGCTGATGGCCATCGACCCGATCCTGGACATGATGCGGACGGCGACGAACGTCGCGGGCCAGGCGCTGATCCCGGTGCTCGTCTCGGCACGCGAGAAGATCCTC
- the mqnP gene encoding menaquinone biosynthesis prenyltransferase MqnP: MIEHSVFALPFAYIAALTAMFHDDESIHWVTLLLVTVAMVGLRTFAMAANRIIDREIDARNPRTAGRELVTGAVSVRSAWTGALIAVVVFLGAAALLNPLCLALAPLAVIPMVVYPYGKRFTNYPHAILGIAQAMGPVGAWLAVTGSWSWDAVILGLAVGIWIGGFDLIFACQDVQADRAHGVFSVPARFGVPAALWGARVCHVVTTGLLVWFGLATEAGLFYWIGMVIVAVAFVYEHRVVRPHDLSRLNRAFFSVNGFIGIALFACALLDLLVRGLTV, from the coding sequence ATGATCGAGCACTCCGTCTTCGCGCTGCCCTTCGCCTACATCGCCGCCCTCACCGCGATGTTCCACGACGACGAGTCGATCCACTGGGTCACCCTGCTGCTCGTCACCGTCGCCATGGTCGGGCTGCGCACCTTCGCGATGGCCGCGAACCGGATCATCGACCGCGAGATCGACGCCCGCAACCCCCGCACCGCCGGCCGTGAGCTGGTGACCGGGGCGGTCTCCGTGCGCTCCGCGTGGACGGGGGCGCTCATCGCCGTCGTCGTCTTCCTCGGTGCGGCGGCGCTGCTCAACCCGCTCTGCCTGGCGCTGGCGCCGCTCGCGGTGATCCCGATGGTCGTCTACCCGTACGGGAAGCGGTTCACGAACTACCCGCACGCGATCCTGGGCATCGCCCAGGCCATGGGGCCGGTCGGCGCCTGGCTCGCGGTGACCGGGAGCTGGTCGTGGGACGCGGTCATCCTGGGTCTCGCCGTCGGCATCTGGATCGGCGGCTTCGACCTGATCTTCGCCTGCCAGGACGTGCAGGCGGACCGGGCCCACGGGGTGTTCTCGGTCCCGGCCCGGTTCGGCGTGCCGGCCGCGCTGTGGGGCGCGCGGGTCTGCCACGTGGTGACGACCGGGCTGCTGGTCTGGTTCGGGCTGGCCACCGAGGCGGGGCTCTTCTACTGGATCGGCATGGTGATCGTCGCCGTCGCCTTCGTGTACGAGCACCGGGTGGTGCGGCCGCACGATCTGTCGCGGCTGAACCGGGCGTTCTTCTCGGTGAACGGGTTCATCGGAATCGCCCTGTTCGCGTGTGCCCTGCTGGATCTGCTGGTGCGGGGCCTGACGGTCTGA
- a CDS encoding aldehyde dehydrogenase family protein, whose product MVAALAPTETPAETVDRLRTTFRTGRTKSLDWRTGQLRQLRALLTERGDELADALHADLGKSRKEAYRTEIDFTVREIDHTLEHLAEWLRPELAPVPARLGGATARTVQDPLGVVLVIAPWNYPVQLLLAPLVGALAAGNTVVAKPSELAPATSAAVARLLPRYLDEDAVAVVEGAIPETTALLSERFDHVFYTGNGTVGRIVMAAAAKHLTPVTLELGGKSPVFVDRDTDLKAVAGRLAAGKFLNAGQTCVAPDYVLTGPETAPALADALAAAVEELYGADASTHPEYGRIVNRRHFDRLTGLLGSGRTVTGGTYDRDAKYIAPTVLADVAPDAPVMREEIFGPVLPIVTVDGLDEAIAFINDRDKPLALYAFTESDTVRERLVAETSSGAVGIGLPLAHLTVSDLPFGGVGESGMGSYHGRYSLETFSHRKAVLDTPMP is encoded by the coding sequence ATCGTCGCCGCGCTCGCCCCCACCGAGACCCCCGCCGAGACCGTCGACCGTCTCCGCACCACCTTCCGCACCGGCCGCACCAAGAGCCTCGACTGGCGCACCGGCCAGCTCCGGCAGCTGCGCGCGCTGCTCACCGAACGCGGTGACGAACTGGCCGACGCGCTCCACGCCGACCTCGGCAAGAGCCGCAAGGAGGCCTACCGCACCGAGATCGACTTCACGGTCCGCGAGATCGACCACACCCTGGAGCACCTGGCCGAGTGGCTGCGGCCGGAGCTCGCCCCCGTACCGGCCCGGCTGGGCGGGGCGACGGCCCGCACCGTGCAGGACCCGCTCGGCGTCGTCCTGGTCATCGCGCCCTGGAACTACCCGGTGCAGCTGCTGCTCGCCCCGCTCGTCGGCGCGCTGGCCGCCGGAAACACCGTGGTGGCCAAGCCGAGCGAACTGGCGCCCGCGACCTCCGCCGCCGTGGCCCGGCTGCTGCCGCGCTATCTGGACGAGGACGCGGTCGCCGTCGTCGAGGGCGCCATCCCCGAGACCACCGCGCTGCTCAGCGAGCGCTTCGACCACGTCTTCTACACCGGCAACGGCACGGTGGGCCGGATCGTGATGGCGGCGGCGGCCAAGCACCTGACGCCCGTGACCCTCGAACTGGGCGGCAAGTCGCCCGTCTTCGTCGACCGGGACACGGACCTGAAGGCGGTCGCGGGACGGCTGGCGGCCGGCAAGTTCCTCAACGCGGGCCAGACCTGCGTCGCCCCCGACTACGTACTGACCGGCCCGGAGACCGCCCCCGCCCTCGCGGACGCGCTCGCCGCCGCCGTCGAGGAGCTCTACGGGGCGGACGCCTCCACGCACCCCGAGTACGGCCGGATCGTGAACCGGCGCCACTTCGACCGGCTGACGGGCCTGCTCGGCTCGGGCCGCACGGTGACCGGCGGCACCTACGACCGGGACGCCAAGTACATCGCCCCGACCGTGCTGGCCGACGTGGCACCGGACGCGCCCGTGATGCGGGAGGAGATCTTCGGCCCGGTGCTGCCGATCGTCACGGTGGACGGCCTCGACGAGGCCATCGCGTTCATCAACGACCGGGACAAGCCGCTGGCCCTGTACGCGTTCACCGAATCGGACACCGTACGCGAACGGCTGGTCGCCGAGACGTCCTCCGGCGCCGTCGGCATCGGGCTGCCGCTCGCCCACCTGACCGTCTCGGACCTGCCGTTCGGCGGCGTCGGCGAGAGCGGCATGGGCAGCTACCACGGCCGCTACTCACTGGAGACGTTCAGCCACCGCAAGGCGGTCCTGGACACTCCGATGCCCTGA
- a CDS encoding menaquinone biosynthesis decarboxylase, translating to MAYDDLRSLLRALEREGELKRIKAEVDPYLEVGEIVDRVNKAGGPALLFENVKGSSMPLAMNVFGTDKRLLKALGLKSYSDISDKIGGLLKPELPHGFVGVREAFGKLGTMVHVPPKKVKAENAPVQEVVLTGDDVDLDRLPALFTWPKDGGSFFNLGLTHTKHPETGVRNLGLYRLQRHDRRTIGMHWQIHKDSRNHYQVAARRGERLPVAIAFGAPPAVTYASTAPLPGDIDEYLFAGFIQGKRIEMVDCKTVPLQVPANAEVVIEGWLEPGETLPEGPFGDHTGFYTPQEPFPALTIDCVTMRKRPLLQSIVVGRPPTEDGPLGRATERFFLPLLKIIVPDIVDYHLPESGGFHNCAIVSIDKKYPKHAQKVMSAIWGAHMMSLTKLIVVVDSDCDVHDLHEVSWRALGNTDYARDLTVAEGPVDHLDHASYQQFWGGKAGIDATKKWPEEGYTRDGGWPDMVESDPQTAAKVDRRWKEYGL from the coding sequence ATGGCTTACGACGATCTTCGATCCCTCCTCCGGGCTCTGGAGCGCGAGGGCGAGCTCAAGCGCATCAAGGCCGAGGTCGACCCCTACCTGGAGGTCGGTGAGATCGTCGACCGGGTGAACAAGGCCGGCGGGCCCGCGCTGCTCTTCGAGAACGTCAAGGGCTCCTCGATGCCCCTGGCCATGAACGTGTTCGGCACCGACAAGCGGCTCCTGAAGGCCCTCGGGCTGAAGTCCTACTCCGATATCAGCGACAAGATCGGCGGACTGCTCAAGCCGGAGCTGCCGCACGGCTTCGTCGGGGTCCGGGAGGCCTTCGGCAAGCTCGGGACGATGGTCCACGTACCGCCGAAGAAGGTGAAGGCGGAGAACGCCCCCGTCCAGGAGGTCGTCCTCACCGGCGACGACGTGGACCTCGACCGGCTGCCCGCGCTGTTCACCTGGCCCAAGGACGGCGGCTCGTTCTTCAACCTCGGGCTCACCCACACCAAGCACCCCGAGACCGGCGTGCGGAACCTGGGGCTCTACCGGCTCCAGCGCCATGACCGCCGCACCATCGGGATGCACTGGCAGATCCACAAGGACAGCCGCAACCACTACCAGGTCGCCGCCAGGCGCGGGGAGCGGCTGCCGGTCGCCATCGCGTTCGGGGCGCCGCCCGCGGTGACGTACGCCTCCACCGCCCCGCTGCCCGGGGACATCGACGAGTACCTGTTCGCCGGGTTCATCCAGGGCAAGCGCATCGAGATGGTCGACTGCAAGACCGTCCCGCTCCAGGTGCCGGCCAACGCAGAGGTCGTCATCGAGGGCTGGCTGGAGCCCGGCGAGACGCTGCCCGAGGGGCCGTTCGGTGACCACACCGGCTTCTACACGCCGCAGGAACCGTTCCCCGCGCTGACCATCGACTGCGTGACCATGCGGAAGCGCCCGCTGCTCCAGTCGATCGTGGTGGGCCGGCCGCCGACCGAGGACGGTCCGCTGGGCCGGGCCACCGAGCGGTTCTTCCTGCCACTGCTCAAGATCATCGTGCCGGACATCGTGGACTACCACCTGCCCGAGTCCGGCGGGTTCCACAACTGTGCGATCGTCTCGATCGACAAGAAGTACCCGAAACACGCCCAGAAGGTGATGAGCGCCATCTGGGGCGCGCACATGATGTCGCTGACCAAGCTGATCGTCGTGGTGGACTCCGACTGCGACGTCCACGATCTGCACGAGGTGTCCTGGCGGGCGCTCGGCAACACCGACTACGCGCGGGACCTGACCGTGGCCGAGGGGCCCGTCGACCATCTCGACCACGCCTCCTACCAGCAGTTCTGGGGCGGCAAGGCCGGGATCGACGCGACGAAGAAGTGGCCCGAGGAGGGCTACACCCGGGACGGGGGCTGGCCCGACATGGTCGAGTCCGACCCGCAGACGGCGGCGAAGGTCGACCGCCGGTGGAAGGAGTACGGACTGTGA